One window of candidate division KSB1 bacterium genomic DNA carries:
- a CDS encoding acyl-CoA thioesterase, translating into MPGVPFHFHYSLGLHDTDAAGVLFSANLTRICHQAYEAMMKNIGYGLPRLFRERPFGLPLAHIEGDFFAPLRCGDDVDIVTRVTELGSSSYRVEFALMTANEKTAAKAATVHVCVELKTYRPLELPDDFRQALGKHFVPNGV; encoded by the coding sequence ATGCCCGGCGTCCCCTTTCATTTCCACTATTCCCTCGGGCTGCACGATACCGATGCGGCCGGCGTGCTGTTCTCCGCCAACCTGACCCGCATCTGCCATCAGGCTTATGAAGCCATGATGAAGAACATCGGTTACGGCTTGCCGCGGCTGTTTCGCGAACGCCCGTTCGGCCTGCCGCTCGCGCACATCGAAGGAGATTTCTTCGCTCCGCTCCGCTGCGGTGATGACGTGGATATCGTGACCCGCGTCACCGAGCTGGGCAGCAGTTCCTATCGCGTCGAGTTTGCGCTCATGACCGCCAATGAAAAAACCGCCGCGAAAGCCGCGACGGTGCATGTCTGCGTCGAACTGAAAACCTATCGACCGCTTGAGCTGCCCGACGACTTCCGGCAAGCGCTCGGCAAGCACTTCGTGCCGAACGGAGTGTGA
- a CDS encoding T9SS type A sorting domain-containing protein yields MRRSSLVCALLVLFTLAAVASGSGIERDIVKVQPLLTLISPNGGEIFSIGKPIEIHWGLGCPAPACTEIWLSTDGGLSYPILLNKLTKPTDEGADRGLDGYTSCCWVWPAADVRGDHLRIKVRGVSPLTVLMEDMSDKDFVILPKRDDLGALAPAPRCAVDGEHPHVWAPGWYPASPSGLEPGEPPPQHVVLLSPNGCEVYDFGAPVEITWLSKIALHACLEITLSTDGGKSFPIFLTHLDWPVKQTSWTWNNHQYFGSNLKIMLTYYCEKFVCPDMSDMCFTIRDPGTGDGPPTSLQRAPGLVPAPNPFNAMTRISYAVASPGTVNMTIHDLGGRVIAELLNGWQDAGEHAVSFNAAGLASGTYFCRLTTPGNVTTTRLELLK; encoded by the coding sequence ATGAGACGGTCCAGTCTTGTTTGCGCGCTGCTGGTTCTGTTCACTCTTGCCGCAGTTGCATCAGGCTCAGGGATTGAGCGCGACATCGTGAAGGTCCAGCCGCTGCTCACATTAATCTCGCCCAATGGTGGCGAGATTTTCTCTATTGGAAAGCCGATTGAGATTCACTGGGGACTCGGTTGTCCGGCGCCGGCCTGTACCGAGATTTGGCTTTCCACGGACGGTGGACTCAGCTATCCGATCCTGCTGAACAAACTGACCAAGCCCACCGACGAGGGAGCGGATCGCGGGCTTGACGGATATACTTCATGCTGCTGGGTCTGGCCTGCCGCGGATGTACGCGGCGATCACTTGCGGATCAAGGTGCGCGGCGTGTCGCCGCTCACGGTGCTGATGGAAGACATGAGTGACAAGGACTTTGTGATTCTGCCGAAGCGCGACGACTTAGGCGCGCTGGCGCCGGCGCCGCGATGTGCCGTTGACGGCGAGCATCCGCACGTCTGGGCACCGGGCTGGTACCCGGCCTCACCGTCCGGTTTGGAGCCGGGGGAGCCTCCGCCGCAGCACGTCGTTTTGCTGAGTCCGAACGGGTGTGAGGTGTACGATTTTGGCGCGCCGGTGGAGATTACGTGGCTCTCGAAAATCGCCCTGCACGCCTGCCTCGAGATCACGCTCTCGACGGACGGCGGAAAGAGCTTTCCGATCTTCCTAACGCATCTGGATTGGCCGGTGAAACAGACATCGTGGACCTGGAACAACCACCAGTACTTCGGATCCAACCTGAAGATCATGTTGACCTATTATTGCGAGAAGTTCGTCTGCCCGGATATGTCGGATATGTGCTTTACGATTCGTGATCCGGGGACGGGCGACGGGCCGCCGACGTCCTTGCAGCGCGCGCCGGGATTGGTGCCCGCTCCGAATCCGTTCAATGCGATGACCCGGATTTCGTATGCGGTAGCTTCGCCCGGAACCGTGAACATGACGATCCATGACCTTGGCGGGCGGGTGATAGCCGAACTGCTGAACGGTTGGCAGGATGCCGGCGAGCATGCGGTTTCGTTCAATGCGGCAGGCCTGGCCAGCGGCACGTATTTTTGCCGGCTGACGACGCCGGGTAACGTCACGACGACGCGGCTGGAGTTGCTGAAGTGA
- a CDS encoding acyl--CoA ligase, with protein MAAANQTVEELARALSARFPVRGSRIGLWGRNSADYALAIRAILRAGQTAVPLSTRWDSTALAAALARTELSGIIDFDERCPIADTTACLSHGELAQDVRTPAVIPGHPAANEIAALVFTSGSSGELKVVAHTYGSLLAHARSVCAHLKLTASDCWLACLPLYHIGGLAIPLRCAEVGAGCCYCDSSDLDGIERRLDSGEISIVSLVPTQLQRVLDRRAERPFHRRLRAIIVGGGTVSPALLERCSIAYPTYGLTESGSMLTCARPGADARERNSAGAALPGVELRIVNAHGGVLPHGERGEITARGPGLARGYWKDPNATALAFREGWLWTGDLGQLDESGYLHLHGRADLQMKSGGEKIHPAELERALEQIAGVRQAVVLPVADAEWGQRPVAFVALRPGATRTGEELRTELSRLLPAWKLPLRIELVAALPLLDNGKVDLSALRNLLRM; from the coding sequence ATGGCGGCTGCAAACCAAACGGTTGAGGAACTGGCGCGCGCACTCAGCGCGCGCTTTCCGGTTCGTGGTTCGCGGATCGGGCTATGGGGTCGCAACTCCGCGGACTACGCGCTGGCGATCCGGGCGATCCTGCGCGCGGGACAAACAGCAGTGCCGCTCAGCACGCGATGGGATTCCACGGCGCTCGCGGCGGCGCTTGCGCGCACGGAGTTGAGCGGCATCATCGACTTCGACGAACGATGTCCAATTGCCGATACGACAGCGTGCCTGAGCCATGGCGAACTCGCTCAAGACGTTCGAACGCCGGCGGTGATCCCTGGCCACCCTGCGGCAAACGAGATCGCGGCGCTCGTCTTCACGTCCGGATCGAGCGGCGAGTTGAAAGTTGTCGCACACACGTATGGATCGCTGCTTGCGCATGCCCGTTCCGTCTGTGCGCATCTGAAATTGACGGCGTCCGACTGCTGGTTGGCCTGCTTGCCGCTGTATCACATCGGCGGTTTGGCGATTCCGCTGCGCTGCGCGGAAGTCGGAGCCGGCTGTTGCTACTGTGACTCGTCGGATCTTGACGGGATCGAGCGCCGGCTCGACAGCGGGGAGATTAGCATCGTGTCGCTCGTCCCGACGCAGCTTCAGCGAGTGCTCGACCGCCGCGCGGAGCGGCCGTTCCATCGGCGGCTTCGCGCCATTATTGTTGGCGGTGGCACGGTCTCACCGGCGCTGTTGGAGCGGTGTTCGATTGCGTATCCGACCTACGGCTTGACGGAGTCCGGCTCGATGCTCACGTGCGCGCGACCGGGCGCGGACGCGCGCGAGCGCAATAGCGCGGGTGCAGCCTTGCCGGGTGTAGAACTGCGCATCGTCAATGCGCACGGCGGGGTCCTGCCGCACGGTGAGCGTGGCGAGATTACCGCCCGTGGTCCCGGGCTTGCGCGCGGCTATTGGAAAGATCCCAACGCAACAGCCCTCGCATTTCGCGAGGGCTGGCTGTGGACCGGTGATCTCGGGCAGCTGGACGAATCCGGTTATCTGCATCTGCACGGGCGGGCGGATTTGCAGATGAAATCAGGCGGCGAGAAGATTCATCCGGCGGAGCTTGAACGCGCGTTGGAGCAGATCGCCGGCGTGCGGCAGGCGGTGGTGCTGCCCGTCGCGGATGCGGAATGGGGACAGCGGCCCGTCGCGTTTGTCGCGCTACGCCCGGGCGCGACGCGGACCGGCGAGGAATTGCGCACGGAGTTATCGCGGCTGCTGCCGGCCTGGAAGCTGCCGCTGCGGATCGAGCTCGTGGCCGCGCTGCCGCTGCTGGACAACGGCAAGGTGGACTTGTCGGCACTGCGCAATCTCCTTCGCATGTAG
- the menC gene encoding o-succinylbenzoate synthase, translated as MRPPRLTWTNYALPLREPVQTARGTIVRRDGVLIALRDDDGITGIGDAAPDSRFGSETLDELRSALAGLQFSAALPPAVNKLPEWLQACGVSPYVHPALSFALESAALAMLCQRLHTPLHVALRAGAPAEVMVNALIGGASSPQRFEQAEAALRGGFHVLKFKCGGRGTADEVAWLRRVTERHPTVEWRADANGRWSLPEALAFCTTARGLPLEYIEDPLAHAHPESLALLRRETGVRIALDESSRDDVWRAARIANRVFHTLIIKPTIFGITTRAPALIAKAASAGMRVVMSSFYESSVGLSYVAAAAAALPGPTVAHGIGTATHFSEDVTEDPLLPESGMLRIPDVRELPGMLRSAYLRKLQLS; from the coding sequence ATGAGACCGCCGCGTCTGACGTGGACGAATTACGCGCTGCCCTTGCGTGAGCCGGTGCAGACGGCGCGCGGAACGATTGTCCGGCGCGACGGAGTATTGATTGCGCTGCGTGACGACGACGGGATCACCGGCATCGGTGACGCCGCCCCCGATTCCCGCTTCGGCTCCGAGACACTGGACGAGTTGCGCTCCGCGCTGGCGGGACTTCAATTTTCCGCTGCCCTCCCGCCTGCGGTTAACAAGCTTCCCGAGTGGCTGCAAGCATGCGGTGTCTCGCCCTATGTTCACCCGGCGCTCAGCTTCGCGCTGGAGTCCGCCGCGTTGGCGATGCTGTGTCAACGACTCCACACTCCGCTGCACGTGGCGTTGCGCGCCGGCGCGCCAGCGGAGGTGATGGTCAACGCGCTGATCGGCGGCGCTTCCTCGCCGCAGCGATTCGAACAGGCGGAAGCGGCACTTCGCGGCGGCTTCCACGTCCTGAAGTTCAAGTGCGGCGGTCGCGGCACGGCGGACGAAGTTGCCTGGTTGCGCAGAGTGACGGAGCGCCACCCGACCGTTGAGTGGCGCGCCGATGCCAACGGGCGGTGGTCGCTGCCGGAAGCCCTCGCGTTCTGCACGACGGCTCGCGGCTTGCCGCTCGAATACATCGAAGATCCGCTCGCGCATGCGCACCCGGAGTCGCTGGCCCTGCTGAGGCGCGAGACCGGCGTCCGCATCGCGCTGGACGAATCGTCGCGCGATGATGTCTGGCGCGCGGCGCGGATTGCCAATCGTGTGTTTCACACGTTAATCATCAAGCCCACCATCTTCGGAATCACGACGCGGGCACCGGCGCTAATCGCGAAGGCCGCAAGCGCGGGCATGCGCGTGGTCATGAGCAGTTTCTATGAATCATCGGTGGGCCTTTCGTACGTCGCTGCCGCCGCTGCCGCCCTGCCCGGTCCGACGGTCGCGCACGGGATCGGCACGGCGACGCACTTTTCCGAAGACGTGACGGAGGATCCGCTGCTTCCGGAAAGCGGAATGCTGCGGATTCCGGACGTCCGGGAACTTCCAGGCATGTTAAGATCCGCGTACCTGCGCAAACTTCAATTGAGCTGA
- the menD gene encoding 2-succinyl-5-enolpyruvyl-6-hydroxy-3-cyclohexene-1-carboxylic-acid synthase, with product MYPNPNYALAATLLAQLQHCGCRRVVISPGSRSTPLAHTALELSGFQTYVLTDERSAAYFALGLSRAERTPAILICTSGTAAANYFPAVIEAAQGMVPLLMLTADRPPTLRHRGAPQTIDQVELYGRYPRFFGETPSATEANMVERVRALALRAYLAAVAQPGGPAHLNVPFDEPLAPVASSAANAAFAAATPLDPAVRPPPRFELRAATLQIVRDSQCGLIVAGPGAAGDERAAHALHFQARQLGWPIFADVLSGLRFAGDPVIPCYDILLRNAELSTLSPDVVLAFGAHPTSKVLNQWLDAQREAYTLRVQPHGLVQDPTHRATETIVAECEEFCAALTAGVTAARDSWLLEPFQRGTGALNSLLSAWNPDDDAAAELAYVFAALRSLAPDTRVILANSMSIRYADAIAGQSGTRLQAYGLRGANGIDGTLSHAAGIAAAATTAAVLFTGDLAFLHDLTGLMAARRFAGNLSVVLFNNDGGGIFHFLPVHETGRHFETLHGTPHGLHLRAAAGLFDLDWEFAASPSELAARLQTPARRARVLEVRTNRDANYAAQQRLMARFAAAAAT from the coding sequence TTGTATCCGAATCCGAATTACGCGCTGGCCGCAACTCTGCTCGCGCAGCTTCAGCACTGCGGTTGCCGGCGCGTCGTGATCTCGCCCGGCTCGCGCTCGACTCCGCTCGCGCATACGGCGCTGGAGCTATCCGGGTTTCAAACGTATGTGCTGACGGACGAACGCAGCGCCGCCTATTTTGCGCTGGGGTTGTCGCGGGCCGAGCGGACGCCCGCGATCCTGATCTGCACGTCGGGTACGGCGGCGGCCAACTATTTTCCGGCGGTGATCGAAGCGGCACAAGGCATGGTGCCGCTTTTGATGCTGACGGCGGATCGCCCACCGACGCTGCGACACCGCGGGGCGCCGCAGACCATCGATCAGGTCGAACTCTACGGGCGCTATCCGCGTTTTTTTGGCGAAACCCCGTCGGCCACGGAGGCGAACATGGTCGAACGCGTGCGTGCCCTGGCGTTGCGGGCCTATCTGGCGGCGGTCGCGCAGCCGGGCGGTCCCGCGCATTTGAACGTACCGTTCGACGAGCCGCTTGCTCCGGTCGCGTCGTCCGCGGCGAACGCCGCCTTCGCCGCCGCGACTCCGCTGGATCCGGCCGTCCGGCCTCCGCCGCGGTTTGAACTTCGCGCGGCAACGCTGCAAATCGTTCGCGACTCGCAGTGCGGACTGATCGTTGCCGGGCCGGGGGCGGCGGGGGATGAACGCGCCGCCCATGCGCTGCACTTTCAGGCGCGGCAGCTCGGCTGGCCGATCTTCGCGGATGTGCTCTCCGGGCTTCGCTTTGCGGGAGACCCGGTCATTCCGTGTTATGACATTCTGCTGCGGAACGCGGAGCTGAGCACGCTGTCGCCCGACGTCGTGCTTGCGTTCGGCGCGCATCCGACCTCGAAAGTTCTGAATCAATGGCTGGATGCTCAGCGTGAGGCGTACACCCTGCGCGTGCAGCCGCACGGGCTGGTTCAGGATCCCACGCACCGGGCCACGGAGACAATCGTGGCCGAATGCGAAGAGTTCTGCGCAGCACTCACGGCGGGCGTGACCGCCGCGCGCGATTCGTGGTTGCTGGAGCCGTTTCAGCGGGGCACGGGAGCATTAAACAGCCTGCTTTCGGCCTGGAATCCGGACGACGACGCGGCCGCGGAGCTGGCGTATGTCTTTGCCGCGCTGCGGAGTCTGGCCCCGGACACGCGCGTGATCCTTGCGAATAGCATGAGCATTCGCTACGCAGACGCGATCGCCGGGCAGTCCGGCACCCGCTTGCAGGCGTACGGCTTGCGCGGGGCGAACGGGATCGATGGCACGCTCTCGCACGCCGCGGGCATCGCGGCGGCGGCAACGACCGCCGCTGTGCTCTTTACCGGCGATCTGGCGTTCCTGCATGATCTGACCGGCCTGATGGCGGCGCGGCGGTTCGCGGGAAACCTGAGTGTCGTGTTGTTCAACAATGACGGCGGGGGGATCTTTCATTTTCTGCCGGTGCACGAAACGGGTCGTCACTTCGAGACACTTCACGGCACGCCGCACGGGCTGCATCTGCGCGCTGCCGCGGGACTATTCGATCTGGATTGGGAGTTCGCGGCCTCACCGTCGGAACTGGCGGCGCGATTGCAGACTCCCGCGCGGCGCGCGCGCGTGCTGGAAGTGCGGACCAACCGCGATGCAAATTACGCAGCGCAGCAGCGGCTGATGGCGCGCTTCGCGGCGGCGGCGGCGACATGA
- a CDS encoding 1,4-dihydroxy-2-naphthoate polyprenyltransferase, with protein sequence MQAAAVTKFRIWLLASRPKTLPAAIMPVLLGTACAMRGGAIDGWIFACVLCSAMAIQIGTNFANDFADFKSGADTSERLGPTRVTQAGLLSPGAVKVGANVAFLLAFLCGIPLMLKGGWPIVAIGLAGISCGWAYTSGPYPLGYNGLGELAVMLFFGFAAVMGTAYLLTGAWSALSAVVSVVPACHAAALLAANNLRDLDTDAAAGKHTLAVRFGRTFARWEFAVLLLLPFAVPLYLVSAEPCSAWLLLPLLTMPVALRATLIASRAGSGLAIIPVFRLTALLLASFGLLFTVGLIVA encoded by the coding sequence ATTCAAGCGGCTGCCGTGACAAAGTTCCGCATTTGGCTGCTCGCTTCTCGGCCGAAAACGTTGCCGGCGGCGATCATGCCCGTGTTATTGGGAACGGCTTGCGCGATGCGTGGGGGTGCGATTGACGGTTGGATCTTTGCCTGTGTATTGTGCAGTGCGATGGCGATTCAAATCGGCACGAATTTCGCGAATGACTTTGCGGACTTCAAGTCCGGCGCCGATACTTCCGAACGACTGGGGCCGACGCGCGTCACGCAGGCGGGGTTGCTCTCGCCGGGCGCGGTCAAGGTGGGAGCGAATGTCGCGTTCTTGCTGGCGTTTCTTTGCGGAATTCCGTTGATGCTGAAAGGCGGCTGGCCGATTGTGGCGATTGGTCTGGCCGGCATCAGCTGCGGCTGGGCCTATACCAGCGGGCCGTATCCGCTGGGCTACAACGGTCTCGGTGAACTCGCTGTGATGCTCTTCTTTGGTTTCGCGGCGGTGATGGGGACTGCATACTTGCTGACTGGAGCGTGGAGCGCGCTCAGCGCAGTCGTGTCCGTTGTTCCGGCGTGTCATGCCGCGGCGCTACTGGCGGCAAACAATTTGCGCGACCTCGACACCGATGCAGCGGCGGGCAAACACACGCTGGCGGTACGGTTCGGTCGTACATTTGCGCGGTGGGAGTTCGCCGTTTTGTTGTTGCTTCCGTTCGCCGTTCCCCTGTATCTTGTGAGCGCGGAACCGTGCTCCGCGTGGCTGCTGCTGCCATTGCTCACGATGCCGGTAGCCCTGCGCGCCACACTGATTGCGTCGCGCGCGGGCAGCGGACTTGCCATCATTCCCGTGTTCCGCCTGACGGCCCTTCTGTTGGCGTCGTTCGGGCTGTTGTTCACGGTCGGTCTGATCGTCGCATGA
- the menH gene encoding 2-succinyl-6-hydroxy-2,4-cyclohexadiene-1-carboxylate synthase, protein MNVPAADVEWHVETVGDPAAPALLLLHGFAGSHRTWLPVAAELARDRYLIMPDLPGHGATPVCDALGLNELADALARLCRAVTKSALSLCGYSMGGRIALHLLLRHPAAIRSSVLLGASPGIPNPAERSARRARDDALAERILSQPLAWFVNYWERQPIFASQHALALADRTALRAERLACNRDGLAAALRQWGTGVQEDLLPALNQSRSPVLLVAGEHDQKFRASNVRLESVLPQARLAIIPGAGHAAHLEQPAAFGNSVRAFLSGF, encoded by the coding sequence ATGAACGTGCCGGCCGCCGATGTCGAGTGGCATGTCGAGACGGTCGGTGATCCGGCGGCTCCGGCCCTGCTGCTCCTGCACGGTTTCGCAGGTTCGCATCGCACCTGGCTGCCGGTCGCGGCGGAGCTTGCCCGGGACCGCTATCTGATCATGCCGGATCTGCCGGGGCATGGCGCGACGCCGGTCTGTGACGCGCTCGGCTTGAACGAGCTGGCTGACGCGCTGGCCAGACTGTGCCGCGCAGTAACGAAGTCTGCACTATCGCTCTGCGGTTACAGCATGGGCGGTCGGATCGCGCTGCATCTGTTGCTTCGGCATCCGGCGGCGATCAGATCGTCCGTCCTGCTTGGAGCGTCGCCGGGGATTCCAAATCCAGCTGAGCGTTCCGCACGCCGCGCGCGGGACGATGCGCTCGCGGAGCGGATTCTCTCGCAACCCCTCGCGTGGTTTGTCAACTACTGGGAGCGGCAACCGATCTTCGCCTCGCAGCACGCACTGGCTCTCGCGGATCGGACCGCCCTTCGCGCCGAGCGACTGGCCTGCAATCGTGACGGCCTGGCCGCGGCGTTGCGCCAGTGGGGCACCGGCGTGCAGGAGGACCTGCTGCCCGCGCTGAATCAGTCGCGGTCCCCCGTGCTGTTGGTGGCGGGCGAACACGATCAGAAGTTTCGCGCGTCGAACGTGCGGCTGGAATCCGTGCTGCCGCAGGCGCGCCTCGCGATCATTCCCGGCGCCGGACACGCCGCGCACCTCGAGCAGCCCGCGGCATTCGGCAATTCCGTGCGGGCGTTCTTGTCTGGTTTCTAA
- a CDS encoding isochorismate synthase, producing the protein MPTTHPASLITVDQFVCPSPWQLLPRTGEFWAWRSCGSPATWIALGSAKSTTSLGLCREWLKQLPLRTLPFSPRCFGAVAFDDRAEMQDEWSGFAVRKFVLPRTLIRWISGTATAVHLGDPVALEPVPESRPAAPPRLASEQASFALPNWRRAVGAALAEFEQGELDKVVIAERVRLALSGVVELRDVLGVLGNVEDCALFACRDTASGIFLGASPERLFRMQGRELEVDSLAGTRPRGATVSDDDRLALELERSAKERREQACVTEFLRAQLADVCEQVHEDTAAAVRRLANVQHLQTRLRGVLRAEVTPDQLLRLLHPTPAVCGNPVAPAREWIRSHEPHARGLYAGAVGWIDVQDAEFMVAIRSGLLRDHHAYLYAGAGIVPGSRAEAEYAECGWKMAGMRSALGV; encoded by the coding sequence GTGCCGACCACCCACCCTGCCTCACTGATAACTGTTGACCAATTCGTCTGCCCGTCGCCGTGGCAGCTGTTGCCGCGCACGGGAGAGTTCTGGGCCTGGCGTAGTTGTGGATCACCGGCGACCTGGATCGCCCTTGGCAGCGCGAAGTCCACGACGTCTCTGGGGCTGTGCCGCGAGTGGCTGAAGCAGCTTCCGTTGCGCACGCTGCCGTTTTCGCCGCGTTGTTTCGGCGCGGTGGCGTTTGACGATCGCGCCGAAATGCAGGACGAATGGTCGGGATTTGCGGTCCGGAAGTTCGTGCTCCCGCGCACGCTGATTCGCTGGATTTCCGGCACGGCCACGGCCGTACACCTTGGCGATCCGGTTGCGCTGGAGCCGGTTCCCGAGTCCCGCCCGGCGGCTCCGCCGCGGCTGGCATCGGAGCAGGCGAGTTTCGCGCTGCCGAATTGGCGGCGCGCGGTCGGGGCAGCATTGGCGGAATTTGAGCAGGGTGAGCTCGACAAGGTGGTGATCGCGGAGCGCGTGCGGCTCGCACTGTCCGGCGTCGTCGAACTACGGGATGTGCTTGGCGTCCTCGGCAACGTCGAGGATTGTGCGCTCTTCGCCTGTCGCGACACGGCCAGTGGGATATTTCTCGGCGCGTCACCGGAGCGCTTGTTCCGCATGCAGGGACGTGAGCTCGAAGTGGACAGTCTGGCCGGAACGCGACCGCGCGGGGCGACGGTCAGTGACGACGATCGGCTCGCGCTGGAGCTTGAGCGCTCGGCGAAGGAGCGCCGCGAGCAGGCCTGCGTCACGGAGTTTTTGCGCGCACAACTTGCGGACGTGTGCGAGCAAGTCCACGAGGACACGGCCGCAGCGGTCCGGCGTTTGGCCAACGTTCAACACTTGCAGACGCGCCTGCGCGGCGTCCTTCGCGCGGAGGTTACACCGGATCAACTCCTGCGACTGCTGCATCCGACGCCGGCGGTCTGCGGCAATCCGGTTGCGCCGGCCCGGGAATGGATTCGCTCGCACGAGCCGCACGCGCGCGGCCTTTACGCCGGAGCGGTAGGTTGGATTGACGTCCAGGACGCGGAGTTCATGGTGGCGATTCGCTCCGGGCTGTTGCGGGACCATCACGCCTATCTCTATGCCGGAGCGGGAATCGTTCCGGGCTCGCGGGCCGAAGCGGAGTACGCGGAGTGCGGCTGGAAGATGGCCGGCATGCGCAGCGCGCTCGGCGTGTGA
- the menB gene encoding 1,4-dihydroxy-2-naphthoyl-CoA synthase, whose product MSLFPWHSAGNYQDILYHKWDGIAKITINRPEVRNAFRPRTLFDMQHAFLDAREDPQVGVIILTGSGDLAFCSGGDQSIRGDQGYVGDDEVPRLNVLDLQKQIRSLPKPVVAMVAGYAIGGGHVLHVVCDLTIAADNARFGQTGPRVGSFDGGFGAGYLARIVGHKRAKEIWFLCRQYDAQQALAMGLVNTVVPLAELESTTVAWCREMLALSPLALRCLKAAFNAETDGEAGLQELAGNATLLYYMSAEAQEGRNAFREKRSPDFSKFKRLP is encoded by the coding sequence ATGTCCCTCTTTCCCTGGCACTCCGCCGGCAATTATCAAGACATCCTCTATCACAAGTGGGATGGCATTGCCAAGATTACGATTAACCGGCCGGAGGTTCGCAACGCCTTCCGTCCGCGTACGCTGTTCGATATGCAGCACGCGTTTCTGGATGCGCGCGAGGATCCGCAGGTCGGCGTGATTATCCTGACCGGTTCCGGCGATCTCGCGTTTTGCTCCGGCGGCGATCAGTCCATTCGCGGCGACCAGGGCTACGTCGGCGACGACGAAGTCCCGCGCTTGAACGTACTGGATCTGCAAAAACAGATTCGCAGCTTGCCCAAGCCGGTCGTCGCGATGGTCGCGGGCTATGCGATTGGCGGCGGCCACGTGCTGCACGTGGTGTGCGATCTCACGATTGCCGCGGACAACGCACGGTTCGGCCAGACCGGTCCGCGCGTCGGTTCGTTCGATGGCGGATTCGGCGCGGGTTATCTGGCGCGGATCGTCGGCCACAAGCGGGCGAAGGAAATCTGGTTCCTCTGTCGCCAATATGATGCGCAGCAGGCGTTGGCGATGGGGCTGGTGAACACCGTGGTACCGCTGGCCGAGTTGGAATCGACCACGGTCGCATGGTGCCGCGAAATGCTCGCGCTGTCGCCGCTGGCGTTGCGCTGTCTGAAGGCGGCGTTCAACGCGGAGACCGACGGTGAAGCCGGGCTACAGGAACTCGCCGGGAATGCCACACTGCTCTATTACATGTCGGCGGAAGCGCAGGAGGGCCGCAATGCGTTCCGGGAGAAGCGTTCTCCGGATTTCTCGAAATTCAAGCGGCTGCCGTGA